From Curtobacterium sp. MCBA15_012:
ACCCGCCGACGACGTCCGGCTGGGGCAACCCCACCGGCAGCGTCGACGTCACGGTGCAGCTCCGGGCCGGGTACAACGTGATCCGACTCGCGAAGGGGTCGCCGAACTACGCCGGCGGCACGGGCTACGCCGAGCTGGACAGCATCCACCTGCAGTAGAGGCGGACGGACGGGAGGCGCGGTGCCGGTCGGCACCGCGCCTCCTGTCCGTCATCCGGTCACCTCGCGGGCCGTGGGCGGTCCGACGGGGCTGCCCACCGTCGGGCCGCCCGCCGTCCGGCGACCGCTGTCGGGCCGGCCGCCGTCCGGCGACCGCTGTCGGGCCGGGCCGCCGTCCGTCGGCCGGCCCTGCGGGTCAGACGAGTGCCGTGAAGGACGCGTCGCGGACGAGCAGCGTGGTCGCGCCCTCCTCGACGGCCTGGTCGTGGTCGCTCGACAGGCCGAGCTCCCACGCACCGCCGCCCGGCTTCTCCGGCAGCGTGAACTCCACCGTCGTCTCGGACGCGTTCAGCAGCACGGCCACGGTGTCGTCGCCCTGCGCGAGCACGAGGATCACCGCACGGTTGCCGCCGTCGGCCCAGTCGCCGTCCTCGAAGCCGTTCGCGTCGGCGCGGAGCACCGAGACGGCCGACGCCGAGTCGCCGGGCGCGGTGCGGTACCACTCCGGGCGGAGCGCCGGGTGCGCGGCGCGGAAGGCGATCGCGGCCGTCGTGAAGGCGAGCAGGTCCTGGTCGGCGGCCGCCCAGTCGAACCACGAGATCTCGTCGTCGTGGCAGTAGGCGTTGTTGTTGCCGCCCTGCGAACGGGCGATCTCGTCGCCGCCGAGGATCATCGGGACGCCGGCCGACAGCAGCAGCGTGCCGAGGAAGTTCCGGCGCTGGCGGTCGCGGTAGTCGTTCACCGCGCCGTCGTCGGTCGGGCCCTCGATGCCGCCGTTGAACGACGTGTTGTTGCTCTCGCCGTCGTTGTTGTCCTCGCCGTTCGCCTCGTTGTGCTTCTCGGCGTACATCGTCAGGTCGGCGAGCGTGAAGCCGTCGTGCGCGGTGACGAAGTCGACCGAGCAGAGCGGGGAGCGGCGCGAGCCCTCGTACACGTCCGGCGAGCCGAGGACGCGCTGGACGGCGTCGCCCAGGGTGCCCTCGTCGCCGCGCCAGAACGCGCGCAGGTCGTCGCGGTACTTGCCGTTCCACTCGGACCAGTCGGCCGGGAAGCCGCCCACCTGGTAGCCCGCGGTGTCCCACGGCTCGGCGATCATCTTGACCTCGCGGAGCACCGGGTCCTGGTGGATGATGTCGAGGAACGCGGAGTGCTTCTCGGCCTCGCCGTCCTGGCGGGTCAGCGTCGTGGCGAGGTCGAAGCGGAAGCCGTCGACGTGCATCTCCTCGACCCAGTAGCGGAGCGAGTCGGTGATGAGCCCGAGCGCCGACGGGTGCGACACGTTGAGGCTGTTGCCCGTGCCGGTGGTGTCGAAGTAGTTCGCCTCGTCGCCCTCGACCAGGCGGTAGTACGAGGCGTTGTCGATGCCCTTGAAGGACAGCGTCGGGCCCATGTGGTTGCCCTCGGCGGTGTGGTTGTAGACGACGTCCATGATGACCTCGAGCCCGGCGGCGTGCAGGGCCTTGACCATCTCCTTGAACTCGGCGACCTGCTGGCCGGCCGTGCCCGAGGACGCGTACTCGTCGTGCGGGGCGAAGAAGCCGATGGAGTTGTAGCCCCAGTAGTTGCGGAGGCCCTTGTCGGCGAGGGTGGAGTCCTGCACGAACTGGTGCGTCGGCAGCAGCTCGACGGCGGTGACGCCGAGGTCGGTCAGGTGCTTGATCGCCGCCGGGTGCGCGAGGCCCGCGTAGGTGCCGCGGATCTCCTCGGGGACGTCGGGGTGCTGCTTCGTGAAGCCCTTCACGTGCACCTCGTAGACGACGGTGTCGGCGTACGGGGTGCGGAGCTGGGTGTCGCCGTCCCAGTCGAACTCGCGGTCGGCGACGACGGACTTCGGCATGGCGCTCGCCGAGTCGGTCTCGTCGATCTGCTCGGGCGACTCCATGTCGTGCCCGAAGAGCGCCTGGCCCCACGTGTACTCGCCGTCGATCGCGGTGGCGTAGGGGTCGAGCAGGAGCTTGGCGGCGTTGTGGCGCAGGCCGTTCGCCGGGTCCCACGCGCCGTGCACGCGGAAGCCGTAGCGGGTGCCGACCGTCACGTCGGGGACCACGTCGTGGAAGGTGTACCCGGTGCGGTTCCGCAGCTCGGTGCGGTGCTCGGTGCCGTCCTCGTCGAACCGGCAGAACTCCACCCGCTCTGCGGTGCTGGAGAAGAGCGCGACGTTGGCGCCGCCGTCGACGAGCGTGACGCCGAGCGGGGTGCGGGAGGAAGTGGTCATCATGCCCTTCTAGTGGTGGGCGACTGTGCTCCCGCGCGACCGGCGTACCCCGGGGCCCGCGCTGCTCCTCCGAGGGGCCGGTTCAGTGGCCGACCGTGACGACGCGTCAGTGCCCGACGGTGACGACGAGTCAGTGCCCGACGGTGACGACGAGCGCGTGTGCGAGCAGGGCGACCGCGAACAGGGCGATCCAGGCACCCCCGACGGCGATGCCGGCGATCGCGAGGCCGCGGCCGTGCTCGCCCGTCCGGTGGATCCGCACGAGGGCGACGATCGAGACGACGAGCCCGACGACGTTCGCGACGAACGCGAGGACGAAGCCCGCGATCGCGAGCGAACTCGTCCGGTCGACGCGCGGCACGGGGGCGTACGGGTCGGTGGGCAGGGGATGGGCGTGGTCGGTCACGGTCGATCCTCTCGTCGTGGGCGGGCGTCCCGCCCCTGTCCTCCGAGCCTCGTCCTTGAGTCGTCGCCGGGGTGAGCCTCGGGCGGATGACCGGGGTCCACCGTGCGGACGAACCCGGGGTCCGCCGGTCGGAGGAGCGATCTCGCGGTAGGTTCCCGCCATGACCGACTCCCTCCGCGCACGCTCGGCGCCGCCCCGTCCTGCGCGCCGGACGGACGAGGCCCGGCTGCTCCTGGCCGGTGCCGTGCTGTCCGTGCTCCTCGCGGCCGTGCTGCAGCGGGTCTTCTTCGTCGTGACGAGCGAGCTGCAGCTCCGCACCGGCGAGGTCGTGATGGGCGTCCTCGGGTTCGTGGTGCCGCTCGTGCTCGTGCTCGTGGCGCTGTCGCGGGTGCCGACCGACGCGGTGGGACGTGCGGTGGCACTGGGCCTCGCGACCCTCGCGAGCACGGTCCTGGTGGTCGGCCTGTTCCTCGACGGGGTGGCCTGGCTCGTCGGCGGGAGCCTCGGCTGCGCCGCGCTCCTCGCCGCGTGGCTGCTGGTCCACCGCGCTCCACCGGTCGCCTGGCTCCTGCTCGTGGCCCCCGCGGCGGCCATCGTCGGCCTCGGTCTGGTCGGCATCCTCGCCCGTGCGGTCTTCGACGCCGCCCCCGACGCGCGTCCGGTCCTGTGGCAGGTGGAGGGCGTGCTCGCGGTGCTGCTCCCGCTGGCCGTGACGGTGGGCGGGGCGATGCTCGTGCCCCGCACCCGGCGGGGTCGTTCGTCGTCCGGCCCGCCGGACGCCCCGGTCTCGCGGCGGTCCTGACCGCGTCCGACGACGCGCGTCGTCGGCCTGCTCCGGTGAGCGCGTCCCGGGTCGCGCAGGGCGGCTGACGGCGCGACGAGGGGGCGGACGGGAGGCCCGTGGCGGCGCCGCCACGGGCCTCCCGTCCGCCGTCCTGTCCGGGGCACGCCGACGGGTGCCGATGTCCGCGCCGTCGCGTACCATTCGAACACACGTTCGAACGGGAGGTCGAGATGATGCTGACGCACGAGGTCGCCACGGTGTGGTGGGAGCGCGGTGTGCCGGACCGGATGGTGTGGCGCGAGCGGCGCTGGCGGGTGAGCGACAGCCCGACGCGGCTGACCGCGACGGCCGAGTTCCTGCCCTCCGCGATGACGCACGCGCCCGAGCGGACCGTGGGGTGGCGGTTCCAGGTGAGCGCGGACGGGGACGCGGTCGTCGTCGACATCGTGCCCGAGGGGGACGGGTGGGTGGTCGCGCGGACCTGGCGGTGACCGGCGGCGTCCGGGGCTGCCCGCTCGCGCCGACCTGGCGGTGACCGGCCGTTCGCGGGGCTACGCGCTCGCGCGCCAGACGACCTCGGTCGGCAGGATCAGGCCCCGCGGTCCGTCGTCGGTCCCGGCGATCTGCTCGAGCACCTGGCGAGCGGCGTGCTCGCCCAGGGTGCGGGCCGGCTGGCGCACGGTCGACAGCGGCGGGTCGCAGCGGAGGGCCCAGGCGCTGTCGTCGAAGCCGACCACGCCGACGTCTCCGGGGACCGAGCGACCGGCGCGCTGCAGGACGTCCATCGCCCCGGCGGCCACGGCGTCCGATGCTGCGAACACGCCGTCGACGTCGGGCGCGCGGTCGAGCAGCTCGCGCATGCCCTCGACCCCGGCGGTGTAGCTGAACAGGGGATTGCGTGCGACCAGGTCGGGGTCGAAGCGGTCGCCGAGGGCGGCGGTGAAGCCCTCGAGGCGGTCCTGCCCTGAGTCGCGGTCGAGGCCGGACGCGAGCATGCCGATGCGCCGTCGGCCGGTGTCGACCAGGCGTCGGGTGATGGCCTCGGCGGCGGCGCGGTTGTCGATCGCGATGTACGAGGTGTTCGCGGCGTCGGACGGGTGCCCGACGAAGCACGCGGGCAGCCCGATCTCCTCGATCGCCCGGGTCACGGGGTCGCCGTCGCGGGCGGAGAGCACGATCGCGCCGTCGACGAACCCGCCGCGCAGGTACTCGACCACGCGCTCGTTGTCCCGGGCCGAGTCGACCATGATCGTGACGAGCTGCTGGTCGGCCTCGGACAGGACGGCGTTCGTGCCGATGAGGATGTTGCCGATGTTCGGGTCGTCGAGCACCTGGACGCTCGGCTCGTGCACGATGAGCGCGACCGCACCGGAGCGACGGGTGACCAGGCTGCGGGCCGCGGCACTGCGGACGTAGCCCACCCGGCGGACGGCTGCCTGGACGGCCTCGCGTGCCTCGGCGGAGACGTAGGGCTCGTCGTTGAGGACCCGGGAGACGGTGCCGCGGGAGAGCCCGGCCTCGTCCGCGACGTCCTGGATCGTCGCACGGGAGCGCGCGGCTCGGACGTCGGTCATCCCGCAAGCGTATCGGCGCGCGCGGCGCGGCCGGGTGCGGGGTCGCGGGGCCCCGGCCGGGGCCTGCGCCACGCCCTGCCTCGGCGCCCTGCGCACAACCGGAAGCACCTCGCGCCGTGGTTCGCCGTGGCGCGACGCGCTTCCGGTTGTGCGGGAGCACCCCGCACCGCGGGGTGGCGGCGCAGCACCGCGCCCGGCCGCCTCCGAGCGGTGCCGTGTTGACAGCCACCGCGATCTGGTGTTCACTCTGGGAGCGCTCCCAGAACCCTCCGATCCCGATCGGTCGGCGCAGTCTGGGAGCGCTCCCACACAGCAGTACCTTCGCCGTCGAAGGGGTCCATCGCGACCGGACGGCGCAGACCGCCACGACCAGCGAGGACCACCGTGACCACCACCCTCCCGGCACCCGCCACCACGGCGCTCGGGCTCGGCTCGACCGGACTCGCGTTCGGCTGCGACTACAACCCCGAGCAGTGGGACCCCGAGGTCTGGGTCGAGGACGTCCGCCTGATGCGCGAGGCCGGCGTGAACCTCGTCGCGATCAACATCTTCGGCTGGTCGCACGTCGAGCCGCACCAGGGCGAGTACGACTTCGCCGCCCTCGACCGCGTGATCGAGCTGCTGCACGGCGCGGGCATCGGCGTCGACCTCGGCACCGGCACCGCCTCGACCCCGCCGTGGCTCACGACCGCCCACCCCGAGGTCCTGCCCGTGGTCGCCGACGGCACCACCCGCTGGCCCGGTGGCCGCCAGGCGTTCTGCCCGAGCTCCCCGGTCTACCGCGAGCACGCCCTCGCCCTGGTCCGCGCCACCGCCGAGCGCTACGGCGACCACCCCGCGGTGCAGCTCTGGCACGTGTCGAACGAGCTCGGCTGCCACAACGCACACTGCTTCTGCGACGTCTCCGCCGACGCCTTCCGCGACTGGCTCCGGAACCGCTACGGCACGCTCGACGCCCTCAACGCCGCGTGGGGCACCTCGTTCTGGAGCCAGCGCTACTCCGCCTGGGAGCAGGTCCTGCCGCCCCGCGCGACCCTCTCGTTCACGAACCCCGGGCAGACGCTCGACTTCGACCGGTTCTCGTCCGACGAACTCCTCGCCCACCACCGTGCCGAGGCCGCGGTCCTGCGCGAGCTGAGCGACAAGCCCGTGACGACGAACTTCATGGTCGCCGCGCACATCACGGCGCTCGACTACTGGTCCTGGGCCGACGACATGGACGTCATCGCGAACGACCACTACCTCGACCACCGCCTGCCCCGCCCGCACGCCGAGCTCGCGTTCGCCGCGGACACCACGCGCGGTCTCGCGAAGGGCGGCCCCTGGCTGCTCATGGAGCACTCGACCGGCGCGGTGAACTGGCAGCCGCACAACGTCGCGAAGGACCCGGGGCAGATGCTCCGCGACACCGCGACGCACATCGCCCGCGGGGCCGACGGCGTCTGCTTCTTCCAGTGGCGCCAGTCGGTGCAGGGGAGCGAGAAGTTCCACTCGGCACTGCTCCCGCACGCCGGGACCGACTCGCAGGTCTGGCGCGACGTCGTCGCGCTCGGCGCCGTCGTGGAGCGCCTCGGTGAACTCCGCGGTTCCCGCGTCGTCGCCGACGTCGCGGTCGTCTTCAGCTGGGAGGTCCAGTGGGCCGCCGACACGGAGGCGCACCCCACCACCGCGCTCCGCTACCTCGAGCAGGTCCACGCGTTCCACGCCTCGCTGACCGACCTCGGGCTCACCGTCGACGTCGTCGCGCCGGGTGCGCCGCTCGACGGCTACGGCGTCGTGGTCGTCCCCGAGCTCTACCTCGTGCGTGACGAGCACGCCGCCGCGATCGCCGAGCACGTCGAGCGCGGGGGACACGTCGTCGTGACGTTCTTCAGCGGCATCGTCGACGAGACCGACCGGGCTCGTACCGGCGGGTACCCCGGGGCGTTCCGCGACCTGCTCGGCGTCCGCGTCGAGGAGTTCCGCCCGCTCGCCGCCGGGCAGACCCTGGCGCTGTCGGACGGCACCCGGGCGAGCACCTGGTCGGAGCCCGTGGCGCTGCGCGGCGCCGAGACGGTGACGTCCTACGCCGAGGGCCCCCTCGCTGGTTCCCCCGCCGTCACCCGCAACACGCACGGAGCGGGCAGCGCCTGGTACGTGTCCACCGTGCTCGAGGACGACGCGCGGGCCGAACTGCTCCGCCGGGTCACCGCGGAGGCCGGCATCGCCCCCGACCCGCAGGCCGAGCCCGGCCTCGAGGTCGTCCGTCGCCGCGACGACCGGTACGAGTGGGTCTTCCTGCTCAACCACTCCGACCGCGAGGTCGCGCACACCGTGGCGGGCCACGAGCTCGTCGCCGACCGGCCGGTCGACGGCACCACCGTCGTCGCCCCGGGCGGCACCCAGATCATCCGTACCGAGCACACCCCCGGAGCCCGCTCATGACCACCACCACCCAGTCGCGCCGCGCGGCCCGGCCGACCCCAGGCGGGTCGACCGAGCGTCGGCGTCGAACCGGCGGGAGCTCGCGGTACCGCGGCGCGATCGCGATCTTCGTGCTCCCCTTCGCGGTGCTCTTCGCCGCGTTCTACCTGGCACCGATCCTCTACGCCGTGTGGGAGTCGCTGCAGAAGATCGAGCGCCAGGGCACGTTCGGCGCCCCGACGCAGGTGTTCGGTGGCCTGAGCCAGTACGTGCTCGTGTTCCAGGACACCGAGTTCTGGGGTTCGACCCTCCGCGTGCTGCTGTTCGGTGTCGTGCAGGTCCCGGTGATGCTCGGGCTCGCGCTGCTGTTCGCCCTGCTGCTCGACTCCCCGCTGCTGCGCGGCAAGCGGTTCTTCCGCCTGGCGTTCTTCGCGCCGTACGCGGTGCCGGGCGTCATCGCCGCGATCATGTGGGGCTACCTCTACGCCCCCGACCTGTCGCCGTTCTCGTTCCTGACCTCGAACGTCGACCTGCTCTCGGCGAGCACCGTGCTCTGGGCGGTCGCCAACGTCGTGACCTGGGTCTACGTCGGCTACAACATGCTCATCATCTACTCGTCGCTCCTGGCGATCCCGACCGAGATCTACGAGGCGGCGAAGCTCGACGGCGCGTCCCAGCTGCGCATCGCCCTGTCGATCAAGATCCCGATGGTGGTCCCGGCGATCATCCTCACCGCCGTGTTCTCGGTGATCGGGACCCTGCAGCTCCTGACCGAGCCGACCGTGTTCCGCCAGTTCACCTCGACGATCACGTCGACGTTCACCCCGAACATGCTCGTCTACTCGACCTCGTCGGTGCCGAACTTCAACCTCGCGGCGGCGTTCTCGGTCGTCCTCGCCCTCGCCACGTTCGTCCTGTCGATCGGGTTCCTCCGACTGACCCAGCGGAAGGCCGCCGAATGACCGTCAACGCACCCTCCCGACGCGACCTCGTCGCCGACGCGGGCCGACCGCTCGAGCCGAACCGCGCCTCCCGTCCGCACCAGCGCGGAGCGCGCGGTCCCCGCGAGAGCGTCATCTCGCGCAGCGCCGCGATGCTCGTGATGGGCGTCTTCACCCTGTACTTCCTGCTGCCGATCTTCTGGCTGCTGGTGTCGTCGACCAAGACGGCCGCGAACTTCAACACGACGTTCTCGCTGTGGTTCAGCGCGACCTCGGTGCAGGACTCCCTCGGCAACCTCGTCGAGCTGTTCACCCGGCAGGACGGCGTCTACCTGCGCTGGATGGCCAACAGCATCGCGTACGCCGGGGTCGCCGGACTGCTCGGGACCGTGCTGTCGGCGATGTGCGGCTACGCCCTCGCGAAGTACCGGTTCCGCGGCCGCGAGGCCCTGTTCAACGTGTTCCTCGGCGGCGTGCTCGTGCCGGCGACCGCGCTGGCCCTGCCGCTGTTCCTCATCTTCAGCCAGGTCGACCTGACCGACACGTTCTGGTCGGTGTTCCTGCCGAGCATCGTCAGCCCGTTCGGCGTGTACCTGTCCCGGCTGTTCGCGGCGTCGAGCGTCCCGGACGAGATCATCGAGGCCGCGCGCATCGACGGGTCGGGCGAGATCCGGACGTTCTTCACCGTGGCGGTGCGGCTCATGTCGCCCGCGCTCGTGACGATCTTCCTGTTCCAGTTCGTCGCCGTGTGGAACAACTTCTTCCTGCCGCTCGTGATGCTCCGGGACACGTCGCTGTTCCCGGTCACCCTCGGCCTCTACACGTGGAACTCGAGCGTGAACCAGT
This genomic window contains:
- the glgX gene encoding glycogen debranching protein GlgX gives rise to the protein MTTSSRTPLGVTLVDGGANVALFSSTAERVEFCRFDEDGTEHRTELRNRTGYTFHDVVPDVTVGTRYGFRVHGAWDPANGLRHNAAKLLLDPYATAIDGEYTWGQALFGHDMESPEQIDETDSASAMPKSVVADREFDWDGDTQLRTPYADTVVYEVHVKGFTKQHPDVPEEIRGTYAGLAHPAAIKHLTDLGVTAVELLPTHQFVQDSTLADKGLRNYWGYNSIGFFAPHDEYASSGTAGQQVAEFKEMVKALHAAGLEVIMDVVYNHTAEGNHMGPTLSFKGIDNASYYRLVEGDEANYFDTTGTGNSLNVSHPSALGLITDSLRYWVEEMHVDGFRFDLATTLTRQDGEAEKHSAFLDIIHQDPVLREVKMIAEPWDTAGYQVGGFPADWSEWNGKYRDDLRAFWRGDEGTLGDAVQRVLGSPDVYEGSRRSPLCSVDFVTAHDGFTLADLTMYAEKHNEANGEDNNDGESNNTSFNGGIEGPTDDGAVNDYRDRQRRNFLGTLLLSAGVPMILGGDEIARSQGGNNNAYCHDDEISWFDWAAADQDLLAFTTAAIAFRAAHPALRPEWYRTAPGDSASAVSVLRADANGFEDGDWADGGNRAVILVLAQGDDTVAVLLNASETTVEFTLPEKPGGGAWELGLSSDHDQAVEEGATTLLVRDASFTALV
- a CDS encoding DUF4190 domain-containing protein — protein: MTDHAHPLPTDPYAPVPRVDRTSSLAIAGFVLAFVANVVGLVVSIVALVRIHRTGEHGRGLAIAGIAVGGAWIALFAVALLAHALVVTVGH
- a CDS encoding LacI family DNA-binding transcriptional regulator, coding for MTDVRAARSRATIQDVADEAGLSRGTVSRVLNDEPYVSAEAREAVQAAVRRVGYVRSAAARSLVTRRSGAVALIVHEPSVQVLDDPNIGNILIGTNAVLSEADQQLVTIMVDSARDNERVVEYLRGGFVDGAIVLSARDGDPVTRAIEEIGLPACFVGHPSDAANTSYIAIDNRAAAEAITRRLVDTGRRRIGMLASGLDRDSGQDRLEGFTAALGDRFDPDLVARNPLFSYTAGVEGMRELLDRAPDVDGVFAASDAVAAGAMDVLQRAGRSVPGDVGVVGFDDSAWALRCDPPLSTVRQPARTLGEHAARQVLEQIAGTDDGPRGLILPTEVVWRASA
- a CDS encoding beta-galactosidase, encoding MTTTLPAPATTALGLGSTGLAFGCDYNPEQWDPEVWVEDVRLMREAGVNLVAINIFGWSHVEPHQGEYDFAALDRVIELLHGAGIGVDLGTGTASTPPWLTTAHPEVLPVVADGTTRWPGGRQAFCPSSPVYREHALALVRATAERYGDHPAVQLWHVSNELGCHNAHCFCDVSADAFRDWLRNRYGTLDALNAAWGTSFWSQRYSAWEQVLPPRATLSFTNPGQTLDFDRFSSDELLAHHRAEAAVLRELSDKPVTTNFMVAAHITALDYWSWADDMDVIANDHYLDHRLPRPHAELAFAADTTRGLAKGGPWLLMEHSTGAVNWQPHNVAKDPGQMLRDTATHIARGADGVCFFQWRQSVQGSEKFHSALLPHAGTDSQVWRDVVALGAVVERLGELRGSRVVADVAVVFSWEVQWAADTEAHPTTALRYLEQVHAFHASLTDLGLTVDVVAPGAPLDGYGVVVVPELYLVRDEHAAAIAEHVERGGHVVVTFFSGIVDETDRARTGGYPGAFRDLLGVRVEEFRPLAAGQTLALSDGTRASTWSEPVALRGAETVTSYAEGPLAGSPAVTRNTHGAGSAWYVSTVLEDDARAELLRRVTAEAGIAPDPQAEPGLEVVRRRDDRYEWVFLLNHSDREVAHTVAGHELVADRPVDGTTVVAPGGTQIIRTEHTPGARS
- a CDS encoding carbohydrate ABC transporter permease, with the protein product MTTTTQSRRAARPTPGGSTERRRRTGGSSRYRGAIAIFVLPFAVLFAAFYLAPILYAVWESLQKIERQGTFGAPTQVFGGLSQYVLVFQDTEFWGSTLRVLLFGVVQVPVMLGLALLFALLLDSPLLRGKRFFRLAFFAPYAVPGVIAAIMWGYLYAPDLSPFSFLTSNVDLLSASTVLWAVANVVTWVYVGYNMLIIYSSLLAIPTEIYEAAKLDGASQLRIALSIKIPMVVPAIILTAVFSVIGTLQLLTEPTVFRQFTSTITSTFTPNMLVYSTSSVPNFNLAAAFSVVLALATFVLSIGFLRLTQRKAAE
- a CDS encoding carbohydrate ABC transporter permease, which encodes MTVNAPSRRDLVADAGRPLEPNRASRPHQRGARGPRESVISRSAAMLVMGVFTLYFLLPIFWLLVSSTKTAANFNTTFSLWFSATSVQDSLGNLVELFTRQDGVYLRWMANSIAYAGVAGLLGTVLSAMCGYALAKYRFRGREALFNVFLGGVLVPATALALPLFLIFSQVDLTDTFWSVFLPSIVSPFGVYLSRLFAASSVPDEIIEAARIDGSGEIRTFFTVAVRLMSPALVTIFLFQFVAVWNNFFLPLVMLRDTSLFPVTLGLYTWNSSVNQYPDLRTLVLIGSFVSIIPLLVAFLSLQRFWRSGLGAGGLK